One part of the Coffea eugenioides isolate CCC68of chromosome 10, Ceug_1.0, whole genome shotgun sequence genome encodes these proteins:
- the LOC113748852 gene encoding type IV inositol polyphosphate 5-phosphatase 11 codes for MEGLCGIFCTRLSRKTKKMIKQKTAASIIDSDDRTHEGVRTVDTGNCCEFSGHSDVCLCIVTWNMNGQVSSEDINKLVGKIRKLDLLVIGLQEVPRENIAQLLKNVLADTHILLGEAIMQSLQLFVFGPKHSQQFVRGIKVDKQPVGGLGGLIGRKKGAVAIRIKYKGIQMLFVSCHLAAHVGNVEERNDQFRHISRSIFSKDWNPNATPAQLTVWLGDFNYRLEGINTFPARDLIHENLHELLTSKDQLLQEAERGQIFNGFREGTLSFKPTYKYNIGSSNYDTSYKVRVPAWTDRILFKIGDHDRIRATLHCYDSMDTISSSDHKPVKAHICLNVNRQSSHPRIEQ; via the exons ATGGAAGGGCTCTGCGGTATTTTCTGTACAAGACTAAGCAGAAAAACGAAGAAGATGATCAAGCAGAAAACAGCGGCGAGTATAATTGACAGCGATGACAGGACTCATGAAGGCGTTAGAACTGTGGATACCGGCAATTGCTGTGAGTTCTCCGGCCATTCTGACGTTTGCCTTTGCATAGTGACTTGGAATATGAATGGACAG GTATCCTCAGAAGATATAAACAAGCTGGTTGGTAAAATTCGGAAGCTGGATCTTCTTGTGATTGGTCTGCAAGAGGTGCCTCGGGAGAACATTGCCCAACTATTGAAGAATGTCTTAGCTGATACTCATAT CCTTCTGGGGGAAGCTATAATGCAATCACTGCAGCTGTTCGTATTTGGACCGAAACATTCTCAGCAGTTTGTAAGAG GAATAAAGGTGGATAAGCAGCCTGTTGGTGGGCTTGGAGGGCTGATCGGGAGAAAGAAAGGAGCTGTTGCTATCAGAATTAAGTACAAGGGAATACAAATGCTGTTTGTTTCTTGCCATCTTGCTG CACATGTTGGCAATGTGGAAGAGAGAAACGACCAGTTCAGGCACATATCACGCTCCATCTTCTCCAAGGATTGGAACCCCAATGCCACACCCGCCCAACTCACCGTATGGTTGGGAGATTTCAACTATAGACTTGAAGGAATTAATACATTTCCGGCTAGAGATTTGATACACGAAAACCTTCATGAA CTGCTGACTAGCAAGGACCAACTTCTGCAAGAAGCTGAAAGAGGGCAAATTTTTAATGGATTTCGAGAAGGAACATTATCGTTTAAACCAACATACAAGTACAATATAGGAAGCAGCAATTACGACACTAGTTACAAG GTTCGGGTTCCAGCGTGGACAGATCGCATATTGTTCAAGATTGGCGATCATGACCGCATAAGGGCAACATTGCATTGCTATGATTCTATGGATACCATCAGCAGTTCTGATCATAAACCCGTGAAAGCCCATATCTGCTTAAATGTGAACAGGCAGTCATCCCACCCAAGGATAGAGCAATGA
- the LOC113748883 gene encoding 30S ribosomal protein S9, chloroplastic: MATSLSSLASSLASLSFSSQISQKPHASALSFTSAKSLSLSKTSTPVIAASAAAVPSLVDLETADLKQLVKSRLPGGFAAQTIIGTGRRKSAIARVVLQEGSGKIIINYRDAKEYLQGNPLWLQYVKTPLATLGYESSYDVFVKAQGGGLSGQAQAISLGIARALLKVSESHRTPLRQEGLLTRDARVVERKKVGLKKARKAPQYSKR, encoded by the exons ATGGCGACTTCCTTATCTTCTCTGGCCTCATCCTTGGCTTCTCTCTCCTTCTCTTCCCAAATTTCCCAAAAACCCCATGCCTCCGCTCTCTCCTTCACTTCTGCTAAGTCCCTTTCCTTATCTAAGACTTCTACTCCCGTCATTGCCGCCTCCGCTGCTGCTGTCCCGTCCCTTGTTGATTTGGAGACTGCCGACCTCAAGCAGCTAGTCAAATCCAGACTTCCCGGAGGTTTTGCAGCCCAGACCATCATCGGCACCGGCCGCCGGAAGAGTGCCATTGCCCGGGTTGTCCTCCAAGAGGGCTCTGGCAAAATCATCATCAACTACCGTGACGCTAAG GAATATCTTCAAGGAAATCCACTGTGGCTTCAGTACGTGAAAACCCCTTTGGCCACTTTAGGATATGAGAGCAGTTATGATGTGTTTGTCAAAGCACAAGGTGGTGGTTTATCAGGGCAGGCTCAGGCAATATCTCTTGGCATTGCTCGTGCTCTACTGAAAGTCAGTGAGAGTCATAGAACACCTCTGAGGCAAGAAGGATTGCTGACAAGGGATGCGAGAGTGGTTGAAAGGAAGAAAGTTGGTCTCAAGAAGGCCCGAAAAGCCCCACAATACTCCAAGCGTTGA
- the LOC113749636 gene encoding F-box/FBD/LRR-repeat protein At1g13570-like: protein MSSMKQREPPKFLCKLEMEVDKISNLPGHIIDKILSHMSLRDAVRTSVLSSKWRYKWDTLPHLVFDNQSVLVSSQDQTLIKNKLVNIVDHVLLLHSGPIQKFKLSHRDVQGVSDIDRWILFLSRGALKEFVLEIWKGHRYKLPSSIYFCQNLIHLELFNCLLRPPATFDGFKNLKSIDLQHITMDQDAFEHLISSCPLLERLTLMNFDGFTNLNIHAPNLLFFDIGGVFENVSFQDTFQLAVVSIGLYTNTGFDRNHTFGSAGNLIKFFAHLPRIQRLEVQSYFLKYLTAGKVPGRLPTPCIELSFLSLRINFNDVEESLAALCLLRSSPNLQELEMLARPEEQSAMRISANIVEEDYENCPFNQLRFVKIAGISGLRQELNFIKFLLANSPVLEKMTVKPGSTDGGWELLKELMKELLRFRRASVQAQIIYLDP, encoded by the exons ATGAGTAGCATG AAGCAACGGGAACCACCCAAGTTCCTTTGCAAATTGGAAATGGAGGTGGATAAGATTAGCAACTTACCAGGACATATCATAGACAAGATTTTGTCCCATATGTCACTGAGGGATGCTGTAAGAACTAGTGTCTTGTCAAGCAAGTGGAGATACAAATGGGATACACTTCCACACCTCGTATTTGATAACCAATCTGTCTTGGTTTCATCACAAGATCAGACCCTAATTAAGAATAAGCTTGTTAACATTGTTGACCATGTCCTTTTACTCCATTCTGGGCCGATACAAAAATTTAAGCTCTCTCACCGTGATGTTCAAGGTGTCAGCGATATTGATAGATGGATCCTGTTTTTATCAAGAGGCGCCTTAAAGGAATTTGTTCTTGAGATATGGAAAGGCCATAGATACAAGCTCCCATCATCTATATACTTTTGCCAAAACTTGATTCACTTGGAGCTCTTTAATTGTCTTTTAAGACCCCCAGCTACGTTTGATGGGTTTAAAAATTTAAAGAGCATAGATCTTCAGCACATTACAATGGACCAAGATGCATTTGAGCATCTAATATCTAGTTGCCCTTTGCTTGAGAGACTTACACTCATGAATTTTGATGGTTTCACGAATCTTAATATTCATGCGCCGAATCTTCTTTTCTTTGACATTGGAGGTGTATTTGAAAACGTGAGCTTCCAGGATACTTTCCAGCTAGCTGTAGTGTCCATTGGATTGTATACAAACACAGGATTTGATCGTAATCATACTTTTGGCAGTGCTGGAAATTTGATTAAGTTTTTTGCTCACCTGCCTCGAATACAAAGGCTTGAGGTGCAGAGTTATTTCTTGAAG TATTTGACAGCTGGTAAAGTTCCTGGAAGACTGCCTACACCTTGTATTGAGCTCAGCTTTCTTTCCCTAAGGATAAATTTCAATGACGTAGAGGAGAGTTTGGCTGCTCTTTGCCTTCTTAGAAGTTCACCTAATCTACAGGAGCTTGAGATGTTG GCTCGGCCAGAGGAGCAGAGTGCCATGAGAATTTCTGCAAATATTGTGGAAGAAGATTATGAAAATTGTCCATTTAATCAACTGCGATTTGTTAAAATTGCTGGCATCTCTGGTCTCAGACAAGAACTGAATTTTATCAAATTTCTGCTTGCAAATTCACCTGTTCTCGAGAAAATGACTGTTAAGCCTGGTTCAACCGATGGAGGATGGGAGTTGCTAAAAGAACTGATGAAGGAGTTGCTCCGATTCCGGAGAGCTTCAGTACAAGCTCAAATTATTTACCTGGACCCTTAA